TAAATAAGCCACGCCTTAGCCGGGCGAAGCATCAACATCGGCACTGCGAAGCCAAGCGGAAGGAAGATCGCAAAATGAATAATGTATGCCGGTTGCCAACGTAATTCGACATAAAGCGCTACACCCGTTACCAATAACCCTGCCAGCATGATCACAAAGACAGCAGGGCCGTCACCTGTATCTATCTGGCTATAGTCAAAGTGACAGGCCGCGCAAGTTTTGGGCAGAGACAAAAAACCTTCAAACAAAGGTGTTTGCCCACATGCAGGGCATCTTGATGAGAAAATGCCCATATTTTTCCTTAATGGGCTGCCGGCGTTCCCGCACCAATGATGTAAATCACCACAAACAGGAATAGCCAGACAACATCAACAAAATGCCAATACCAGGCTGCAGCCTCAAACCCAAAATGCTGCTTAGGCGTAAACCCGCCATTAATGGCCCGCAAAAGACAAACCAGAAGAAAGATAGTACCTACAATCACATGGAAACCATGAAACCCGGTTGCCATAAAGAAAGTCGCACCATAAATATGACCGGAAAAGCCGAAAGCTGCGTGCTGGTATTCATAGACTTGGAAAACCGTGAATAAAGCGCCAAGCCCAACAGTGAGGATGAGACCCCATTTAAGCTCTTCACGATTATCCTCAAGCAGTGCATGGTGCGCCCATGTAACTGTTGTACCGGAAGTCAGCAATATCAGTGTATTAATCAACGGCAAATGCCAAGGGTCGAATGTTTCAATACCGTCTGGTGGCCAATGTCCACCTGTCAGTTCTGTTCTGGAAAACTGAATGGCTTCGCCCGGATAAAGGCTCGCATCAAAATAAGCCCAGAACCAGGCAACAAAAAACATAACCTCTGAGGCAATAAACAAAATCATGCCATAGCGGTGGTGAAGTTGAACAACTGGTGTGTGATCACCACTATTGGCTTCAATAATTACATCGCGCCACCATGAAACCATAGTGTAGAGCACACCCATAAGGCCAATGAGCATCACCCATGGGCCACTATCATGAAAGTATAAGACAGCCCCTACAGCCAATATAAAAGCACTTAACGAGCCAACAAACGGCCATGGACTCGGATTGACAAGATGATAATCGTGTTTTTTAGCGTGTGCATCTGCCATATTTTTCCCCTGTATTCATCGTGTAGGCATTTTTGTGAATGCTTACTAACCCTGTGGTATCTGTTTTGTGTTTAACGCCGCCTGATTGGATACCTTTTCAGACGCCGGTTTAGGTTTTAAAAAGAAAGTATAAGACAAGGTGATGGTTTTAATATCATTCATCTCGTCGTCCTCGGCAATTTCCGGATCGATAAAGAATGTCACTGGCATATCTACTGTCTCGCCAGGTGCTAATGTCTGTTCTACGAAGCAGAAACAATCAATTTTAGAAAAATAATATCCTGCTTTTTGAGGCGTGACATTAAAAGTCGCCGTACCGGTTAATTCTTCATCAGTCGGATTATGCGCTTTATAGAAAGCCAGACCCGTCTCGCCGACCTTCAGACTGACAGCGTTCTCAGGGGCTGTAAACTCCCAAGGCATTTGTCGGTTGCGTGAGGCATCAAAGCGAACCGTCACTTGTCTTTCAATAATTGTGTCAGATGCAGTTTCAGCACGGTTGGTGGTTCCGGCATATCCCGTCACACGACAAAACAGATCGTAAAGCGGGACAGCGGCATAAG
This sequence is a window from Candidatus Micropelagos thuwalensis. Protein-coding genes within it:
- a CDS encoding DUF983 domain-containing protein — encoded protein: MGIFSSRCPACGQTPLFEGFLSLPKTCAACHFDYSQIDTGDGPAVFVIMLAGLLVTGVALYVELRWQPAYIIHFAIFLPLGFAVPMLMLRPAKAWLIYSQYRHNAHEGRLHKGNEKKHNEGE
- a CDS encoding cytochrome c oxidase subunit 3, translated to MADAHAKKHDYHLVNPSPWPFVGSLSAFILAVGAVLYFHDSGPWVMLIGLMGVLYTMVSWWRDVIIEANSGDHTPVVQLHHRYGMILFIASEVMFFVAWFWAYFDASLYPGEAIQFSRTELTGGHWPPDGIETFDPWHLPLINTLILLTSGTTVTWAHHALLEDNREELKWGLILTVGLGALFTVFQVYEYQHAAFGFSGHIYGATFFMATGFHGFHVIVGTIFLLVCLLRAINGGFTPKQHFGFEAAAWYWHFVDVVWLFLFVVIYIIGAGTPAAH
- a CDS encoding cytochrome c oxidase assembly protein yields the protein MSKQSIRKTSSHLNRTVGFCLAGVVFMGGMAYAAVPLYDLFCRVTGYAGTTNRAETASDTIIERQVTVRFDASRNRQMPWEFTAPENAVSLKVGETGLAFYKAHNPTDEELTGTATFNVTPQKAGYYFSKIDCFCFVEQTLAPGETVDMPVTFFIDPEIAEDDEMNDIKTITLSYTFFLKPKPASEKVSNQAALNTKQIPQG